The following proteins come from a genomic window of Corynebacterium falsenii:
- a CDS encoding TetR/AcrR family transcriptional regulator — protein sequence MASAGDSSRASKPAKKATSSRRNRPGPRQRLLASATNLFTTQGIRVIGIDRILRDADVAKASLYSLFGSKDNLVVAYLQELDKKWRADWHALADEREKPEDRIIAFFDLCIRDEPGNNFRGSHFQNAASEYPRPETDSEQRIRDAAMEYRRWCRDTMAELLTEKFGYASSTLADQLMVFMDGGLAGAKMSRTTVPLETARGLAKQLLLTAPITYNI from the coding sequence ATGGCAAGTGCAGGAGACTCTTCGCGGGCATCGAAGCCGGCGAAGAAGGCGACGTCTTCTCGCCGCAACCGGCCAGGACCCCGCCAGCGCTTGCTCGCCAGCGCCACCAACCTGTTCACCACCCAGGGCATCCGCGTGATCGGCATTGACCGTATCCTCCGCGATGCCGACGTGGCCAAGGCCAGCCTCTATTCCCTGTTCGGCTCCAAGGACAATCTCGTGGTCGCCTACCTGCAGGAGCTCGATAAGAAGTGGCGTGCGGACTGGCACGCTCTCGCCGACGAGCGCGAGAAGCCCGAGGATCGCATCATCGCCTTCTTCGACCTGTGCATCCGCGACGAACCCGGCAACAACTTCCGCGGTTCCCACTTCCAAAACGCCGCCAGCGAATACCCACGGCCGGAGACTGACTCTGAGCAGCGTATTCGCGACGCCGCCATGGAGTATCGCCGTTGGTGCCGCGACACGATGGCCGAGTTGCTCACAGAAAAGTTCGGCTACGCGTCCAGCACCCTAGCGGATCAGCTCATGGTGTTCATGGATGGCGGTCTCGCGGGCGCGAAGATGTCCCGCACAACCGTGCCGCTGGAAACCGCGCGTGGCCTGGCGAAGCAGCTGCTGCTGACGGCGCCGATTACGTACAACATCTAG
- the yidC gene encoding membrane protein insertase YidC, which translates to MIVVEYPVALVLKGWHLLLTALGIGPDQSWLISLVLLVITIRALLLPLYYRQIRSGRILANLRPQIRALEATYANRHDPASRKELMAKRKELQKENNYSMADGCMPIFVLLPVIMGLYRLLIRIARPSEGLQAAHEGFGPLSSADIDSFLRAEFAGVPLPAYFRMPVDQLQFLGTTRADVLHVVLPMAIFASIFTTSNWAYTMRRNLRTLDYGSGAARFMMKFMWLIGPMIMLSPFLVSFGGPGPVAILVYWVCNNLWTTTQAVAVQKYLDHTMPYTDEFHEFTRTEKQKLVDRRREVKRAKRVFNEREMNRARLLQQGGPVAAIKEESARERAELDRLINGPKLAKKQRRLERRRQIAAARAHKKAASASSTPPATPAPQAETVNNQVARPEKTRPEETQPEKKRRFPGRQARLEDFKRVPSGGKKNSGRHRA; encoded by the coding sequence ATGATCGTTGTGGAGTACCCAGTCGCACTCGTGCTGAAGGGTTGGCATCTGCTCCTCACCGCGTTGGGCATCGGCCCGGATCAGTCGTGGCTGATCTCCCTGGTGTTGCTCGTCATCACCATCCGCGCGTTGCTGTTGCCGCTGTACTACCGGCAGATCCGCTCCGGGCGCATCCTGGCCAACCTCCGGCCGCAGATCCGCGCGCTGGAGGCCACATACGCGAACCGCCACGATCCTGCCTCGCGCAAAGAGCTCATGGCCAAACGCAAGGAGCTGCAGAAGGAGAACAACTATTCCATGGCGGATGGGTGCATGCCGATCTTCGTGCTCCTGCCCGTCATCATGGGCCTGTACCGGCTGCTCATCCGCATCGCCCGCCCCTCCGAGGGCCTACAGGCAGCGCACGAGGGCTTCGGCCCGCTGAGCAGCGCGGATATCGACTCGTTCCTCCGCGCCGAGTTCGCCGGAGTGCCGCTGCCCGCGTATTTCCGGATGCCGGTAGACCAGCTGCAGTTCCTCGGCACGACCCGCGCGGACGTGCTGCACGTTGTGCTGCCGATGGCGATCTTCGCCTCAATCTTCACCACGAGCAACTGGGCATATACGATGCGCCGGAACCTGCGCACGCTCGACTACGGCTCCGGCGCGGCGCGATTCATGATGAAGTTCATGTGGCTCATCGGGCCGATGATTATGCTCTCGCCGTTCCTCGTGAGCTTCGGCGGTCCCGGCCCGGTGGCCATCCTCGTCTACTGGGTGTGCAACAACTTGTGGACCACCACTCAGGCGGTGGCGGTGCAGAAGTATCTGGATCACACGATGCCCTACACCGACGAGTTCCACGAGTTCACCCGCACGGAAAAGCAGAAGCTGGTGGATCGCCGCCGCGAGGTCAAGCGGGCCAAGCGGGTGTTCAACGAGCGCGAGATGAACCGCGCCCGCCTGCTGCAGCAGGGTGGCCCGGTGGCGGCCATCAAGGAGGAGTCCGCCCGGGAACGCGCGGAGCTGGACCGGCTCATCAACGGTCCGAAGTTGGCGAAAAAGCAGCGCCGCCTCGAACGGCGCCGCCAGATCGCCGCGGCCCGGGCGCATAAGAAGGCTGCTTCTGCATCGTCGACGCCACCAGCCACCCCCGCCCCGCAGGCCGAGACGGTTAACAATCAGGTGGCCCGACCCGAAAAGACCCGGCCGGAAGAAACCCAGCCCGAAAAGAAGCGCCGCTTCCCCGGCAGGCAGGCGCGTCTCGAAGACTTCAAGCGCGTGCCGTCCGGCGGAAAGAAGAATTCAGGGCGCCACCGCGCCTAG
- a CDS encoding class E sortase, whose amino-acid sequence MSSARRARTRRLDPVSVLGEILVTLGVLALLFAFWDVVWTNVQSAREQSHVAQRLDDQWDSRNPRPLTAPSEGTAFARLFIPSFGSDFDFAVVKGTSDADLRKGPGQYLDSQDPDQPGNFALAGHRVGRGSPFNDLGLLHSCDAIVVETAGSWNVYRVLPIDVPPQDRVRAAEACMDPALAQKVTSGPYEGLQGRYITTPGDVEVINPIPNQPSADVAPDDASLLTMTTCHPQFSNRERMIVHAVMVRSDPKKPGYYPPEMTQEV is encoded by the coding sequence ATGAGTTCAGCCCGCCGCGCCCGCACACGCCGCCTCGATCCGGTGAGTGTACTTGGGGAGATTTTGGTGACCCTGGGTGTGCTGGCGCTGCTGTTCGCCTTCTGGGATGTGGTGTGGACGAACGTGCAATCCGCCCGCGAGCAGTCCCACGTGGCGCAGCGGCTGGACGATCAATGGGATAGCCGCAACCCGCGCCCGTTGACCGCGCCGTCCGAGGGCACGGCGTTTGCCCGCCTGTTCATCCCGAGCTTCGGCTCGGACTTCGACTTCGCCGTGGTCAAGGGAACCAGCGACGCCGACCTGCGCAAAGGCCCCGGACAGTACCTGGATTCGCAGGACCCTGACCAGCCGGGCAACTTCGCCCTCGCCGGGCACAGGGTGGGCCGCGGCTCGCCGTTCAACGACCTCGGTTTGCTGCATTCGTGCGACGCCATAGTGGTGGAAACCGCCGGGTCGTGGAACGTCTATCGCGTCTTGCCCATCGACGTGCCGCCACAGGATCGGGTGCGCGCCGCGGAGGCGTGCATGGATCCGGCGCTGGCGCAGAAGGTGACCTCCGGGCCGTACGAGGGCTTGCAGGGGCGCTACATCACCACCCCGGGCGATGTGGAAGTGATCAATCCCATTCCGAATCAGCCGAGTGCGGACGTGGCTCCCGATGATGCGTCCCTGCTGACGATGACGACGTGCCACCCGCAGTTCTCCAACCGGGAGCGCATGATTGTCCATGCGGTGATGGTGCGCTCTGACCCGAAGAAGCCGGGGTACTATCCGCCGGAAATGACGCAGGAGGTTTAG
- a CDS encoding DUF2020 domain-containing protein — protein sequence MVFSDFRRRHVTHVVATALTACCGVVMLTGCNSFGSDSGSDPGADTQAQQPADPATEQTFPPVRGTELPIDATADPVPAGQPAGTTSCPYIDSTWLGNTTGQRFTGVGLDERFDPPACVFWSYEDFPQATVLVRHMTTNKDAVAVVDFHAPIDSTLKALQPEGWSGGRRGGNTDDGTPGASGAIYAVWKGPTAVVVHTAQDQSVKAQQIAEETIRNLNL from the coding sequence ATGGTGTTTTCCGATTTTCGACGCCGCCACGTAACCCACGTGGTCGCCACGGCTCTCACCGCGTGTTGCGGTGTTGTCATGCTCACGGGGTGCAACAGCTTCGGTTCGGATTCCGGATCTGACCCCGGAGCCGACACGCAAGCCCAGCAGCCAGCAGACCCGGCAACCGAGCAGACCTTCCCGCCGGTGCGCGGCACGGAGCTTCCCATTGACGCCACCGCGGATCCCGTGCCCGCCGGCCAGCCAGCGGGCACCACGAGCTGCCCCTACATCGACAGCACGTGGCTGGGGAACACCACCGGCCAGCGCTTCACGGGAGTCGGCCTGGACGAGCGCTTCGATCCGCCCGCGTGCGTGTTCTGGTCCTACGAGGACTTCCCCCAGGCCACCGTGCTGGTGCGCCACATGACCACGAACAAGGATGCCGTGGCCGTGGTGGACTTCCACGCGCCCATCGACTCCACGCTCAAGGCCCTCCAGCCCGAGGGGTGGAGCGGCGGGCGCCGCGGCGGCAACACCGATGACGGCACGCCGGGGGCCTCCGGCGCTATCTACGCCGTGTGGAAGGGCCCCACCGCGGTGGTCGTGCACACCGCACAGGATCAGTCGGTGAAGGCACAGCAGATCGCAGAGGAAACGATCCGCAACCTCAATCTCTAG
- a CDS encoding histone-like nucleoid-structuring protein Lsr2: MARREVTQYFDDLDNTTLNEEEVRVVDFSVNGVDYTLDLSEDNKAKFEEALAPYIQVARRKVRGGAAGRRTATRSANPQRNKMIREWAQANGVEVSERGRIAQSVIDQFEKAQG; the protein is encoded by the coding sequence ATGGCACGCCGAGAAGTGACCCAGTACTTTGATGATCTAGATAACACCACCCTTAACGAGGAAGAAGTTCGTGTCGTCGACTTCTCCGTTAATGGTGTGGATTACACCCTGGATTTGTCCGAGGATAACAAGGCCAAGTTCGAAGAGGCCTTGGCTCCCTACATTCAGGTTGCTCGCCGCAAGGTGCGTGGTGGCGCCGCTGGTCGCCGTACCGCTACCCGCAGCGCTAACCCGCAGCGCAACAAGATGATCCGCGAGTGGGCTCAGGCCAACGGCGTAGAGGTCTCCGAGCGCGGCCGCATCGCGCAGTCCGTCATCGACCAGTTCGAGAAGGCTCAGGGCTAA
- a CDS encoding alkaline phosphatase D family protein has protein sequence MSDTSPSARSAVPRRRVLQTGAVGAAALGLSAALPPSASANAPAAPVAGAPAPGSAGSAFQHGVASGDPYPTSVILWTRITSNDADYPGLGKGTPTAVTWEVAPDEGFGTIVSSGSATATPDTDMTVKVEAANLQPYTPYFYRFTVADGEKKGQVSPVGRTRTAPASGQDMSELRFALFSCSNWEAGYFNAYRDMSQRGDIDYALHVGDYIYEYKRGEYTGKTGAVRDHEPANEIVSLADYRQRYALHHTDPDVQAGHAACPWIVTWDDHEVANDAWSGGAENHSPEEGDFTARRNAAMQAYTEWLPIRATPVSQGGHIYRNLGFGNLLELNMLDLRTYRNEQASFKNSKVVDDDSRTMMGSEQFGWLTKKLASSTARWNVIGNSVMISPVLIPPLDPQTTAAVTQLLGLPEQGMPYNFDQWDGYAAERRKLIRFLQDKNINNTVWLTGDIHTSWAVDVPVEPATYPASGTAAVEIVCPSLTSSNIDDILKLPEDNPLSQGAELAFTNLNKHIQYLDMDSHGYTVVQITPDFVQADWLFQAPDGKLIAGAPLHYAQSARAAHGQGIRPTMGAINPAVHSAR, from the coding sequence CGCGTGCTCCAAACCGGCGCCGTGGGCGCCGCCGCGCTGGGCCTCAGCGCCGCCCTCCCCCCGTCCGCCTCAGCCAACGCCCCTGCCGCACCCGTCGCCGGGGCCCCTGCTCCCGGGTCCGCCGGCTCAGCCTTCCAGCACGGCGTTGCCTCCGGCGACCCCTACCCCACCAGCGTGATCCTCTGGACGCGCATCACCAGTAACGACGCCGACTACCCCGGCCTCGGCAAAGGCACGCCCACGGCCGTGACGTGGGAAGTTGCCCCGGATGAGGGCTTCGGGACGATCGTGAGCAGCGGATCCGCCACCGCCACTCCGGATACTGACATGACAGTGAAGGTGGAGGCCGCCAACCTGCAGCCTTATACCCCGTACTTCTACCGCTTTACCGTGGCCGATGGGGAGAAGAAGGGCCAGGTCTCTCCGGTAGGCCGCACCCGCACCGCACCGGCCTCCGGCCAGGACATGTCCGAGCTGCGCTTCGCCCTGTTTAGCTGCTCCAACTGGGAGGCCGGCTACTTCAACGCGTACCGAGACATGTCCCAGCGCGGCGACATCGACTACGCACTGCACGTGGGCGATTACATCTACGAGTACAAGCGCGGTGAATACACCGGCAAGACCGGCGCCGTGCGCGACCACGAGCCCGCCAACGAGATCGTGTCCCTGGCGGACTACCGCCAGCGCTACGCCCTGCACCACACCGATCCGGACGTACAGGCCGGCCACGCCGCCTGCCCGTGGATCGTCACCTGGGATGACCACGAGGTCGCCAACGATGCCTGGTCCGGCGGTGCGGAGAACCACTCGCCCGAGGAGGGCGATTTCACCGCGCGCCGCAATGCCGCCATGCAGGCCTACACGGAATGGCTGCCAATCCGTGCCACCCCGGTATCCCAGGGCGGGCACATTTACCGCAATTTGGGCTTCGGCAACCTGCTGGAGCTCAACATGCTGGATCTGCGCACCTACCGCAATGAGCAGGCAAGCTTTAAGAATTCCAAGGTGGTGGACGACGATAGCCGCACCATGATGGGTTCCGAGCAATTCGGTTGGCTCACTAAGAAGTTGGCTTCATCCACCGCTCGCTGGAACGTGATCGGCAATTCGGTGATGATTAGCCCGGTCCTTATTCCGCCGCTGGATCCGCAAACCACTGCCGCTGTTACTCAGCTCCTTGGCCTTCCCGAACAAGGCATGCCTTACAATTTCGACCAATGGGACGGATATGCGGCTGAAAGGCGCAAGCTGATCCGATTCCTCCAAGACAAGAACATCAACAACACCGTGTGGTTGACGGGCGATATTCACACCTCGTGGGCCGTGGATGTTCCCGTGGAGCCCGCGACCTACCCCGCTTCCGGCACGGCTGCTGTGGAAATTGTATGCCCCTCCTTAACGTCTTCTAATATTGACGATATTTTGAAACTCCCGGAGGATAATCCGCTGAGCCAGGGCGCTGAATTGGCATTCACGAATCTGAATAAGCACATTCAGTACCTGGATATGGATTCCCACGGTTACACGGTTGTGCAGATCACTCCGGACTTCGTGCAGGCAGACTGGCTGTTCCAGGCGCCGGACGGCAAGCTCATCGCCGGAGCGCCACTGCACTACGCACAGTCCGCGCGTGCCGCGCACGGCCAGGGCATCCGCCCCACCATGGGCGCGATTAACCCCGCTGTGCACTCTGCACGCTAA